In a single window of the Thunnus thynnus chromosome 9, fThuThy2.1, whole genome shotgun sequence genome:
- the si:ch211-107m4.1 gene encoding heterogeneous nuclear ribonucleoprotein U-like protein 2, with product MKLADIKKLKVAELRSRLKELDLDTKGLKAELVVRLWSAVEAGQGGEDGGEEFELQKDDSMTPPTPAETVEVVASAAAPFSSPVATVGITAPCDGESAREFRESATQTEAKTSLQPDPATQTEPKTSLQPGSAIQTKPKTSLQPGSATQTETKTSLQPGSATQTETKTSLQPGPATQTEPKTSLQPGPATQTEPKTSLQPGSATQTEAKNSVQTVQPDSECDSERVTVCQAKGGEQGRQQGGAEDPGEDRGRAFYEFKEEIRYKRAKSPQPPVEREEAEEEDEDKVRLDPYGGHLHFEVGPDGACGQPRFWDRFPSLWSGCRLSHGVIQGRVGFEVRLERKLLTTQDGDGTEHYGLRVGWSVANTSLLLGEEEVSFAYDRRGKKVSAGKEEKFGEPFSEGDIIGCYASFSTDHTVQLSFHKNGRFMGAAFSLDASVLQGCALFPHVLCKSCSVRFLLDPTAPPWYSSPLGFTPVAALPAGQRMRATSAPTSRAQCEVVLMVGLPGSGKSHWAATLMQQHPEKHYRLLGTEELLTCMISGGERDSRLRQASQCLTDLIKMAAKTPGNYILDQCNILFSAQRHKLQLFRGFRRRVVVVFPSAEEWRRRLSQHQTGDGEQIPETALLKLQVSCSLPEKGDLLEELQYVELPQEQAQTLLQKYKDEARRLLPPITKQEKKKHRLHKKRPYPHGPPPTHRIRWLNGWGDARFNVQSWSQQPSYWNVAYQDQSYYYDNRDFGYGAYEGYW from the exons ATGAAGCTAGCGGACATCAAAAAGTTAAAAGTGGCCGAGCTGCGGTCCAGACTTAAAGAGCTTGATTTGGACACTAAAGGACTGAAGGCTGAGCTGGTAGTCAGGCTGTGGTCCGCTGTAGAGGCTGGACAAGGTGGAGAAGACGGTGGAGAAGAGTTTGAACTACAAAAAGACGACTCAATGACTCCTCCAACACCTGCGGAGACGGTGGAGGTCGTTGCCTCCGCCGCCGCTCCGTTCTCATCACCGGTGGCAACAGTTGGTATCACTGCGCCGTGTGACGGTGAGTCTGCCAGAGAGTTCAGAGAGTCTGCAACACAGACTGAGGCCAAAACCAGTCTGCAACCAGACCCTGCAACACAGACTGAGCCTAAAACCAGTCTGCAACCAGGCTCTGCAATTCAGACTAAGCCCAAAACCAGTCTGCAACCAGGCTCTGCAACACAGACTGAGACCAAAACCAGTCTGCAACCAGGCTCTGCAACACAGACTGAGACCAAAACCAGTCTGCAACCAGGCCCTGCAACACAGACTGAGCCCAAAACCAGTCTGCAGCCAGGCCCTGCAACACAGACTGAGCCCAAAACCAGTCTGCAACCAGGCTCTGCAACTCAGACTGAGGCTAAAAATAGTGTGCAGACCGTACAGCCAGACTCTGAGTGTGACTCAGAGAGGGTGACTGTGTGCCAAGCCAAGGGAGGAGAGCAGGGGAGGCAGCAGGGAGGTGCAGAGGATCCtggagaggacagagggagagctTTCTACGAGTTCAAGGAGGAGATACGATATAAAAG AGCCAAATCACCACAACCaccagtggagagagaggaggcagaggaggaagacgaaGATAAAGTCAGACTGGATCCAT ATGGCGGTCACCTCCACTTTGAGGTGGGTCCAGATGGAGCTTGTGGACAGCCGCGGTTCTGGGACAGATTCCCCTCGCTGTGGTCGGGCTGCAGGCTCTCCCATGGGGTGATACAGGGCAGGGTGGGCTTCGAGGTGAGGCTGGAGAGGAAGCTGTTGACTACACAAGACGGAGACGGCACTGAGCACTACGGCCTGAGAGTCGGCTGGTCAGTGGCCAACACCTCTCTGCTGCTGG GTGAAGAGGAAGTTTCTTTTGCGTATGACAGGCGCGGTAAAAAAGTGTCCGCTGGAAAGGAGGAGAAGTTTGGAGAACCTTTTTCAGAGGGGGATATCATTGGCTGTTACGCT TCTTTCTCCACAGACCACACCGTTCAGCTCTCTTTCCACAAGAACGGTCGTTTCATGGGTGCGGCCTTTTCCCTGGATGCCTCGGTGCTGCAGGGCTGTGCTCTGTTCCCTCACGTCCTCTGTAAGAGCTGTTCAGTTCGATTCCTCCTGGACCCCACGGCCCCTCCCTGGTACTCCAGCCCTCTAGGGTTTACACCGGTGGCGGCGCTCCCTGCTGGGCAGAGGATGAGAGCCACATCCGCCCCTACATCCAGAGCACAGTGTGAG GTGGTATTGATGGTGGGTCTTCCTGGTTCTGGGAAGAGCCACTGGGCTGCGACTCTCATGCAGCAGCATCCAGAGAAACACTACAGGCTGCTGGGAACAGAGGAGCTGCTCACATGTATGATT agcgGTGGAGAGAGGGACAGCAGGCTGCGGCAGGCCTCTCAGTGCCTGACTGATTTAATCAAGATGGCTGCTAAAACTCCAGGCAACTATATCCTTGACCAG tgcAACATCCTCTTCTCTGCACAGCGTCACAAGCTGCAGCTGTTCAGGGGCTTCAGGCGCCGGGTGGTGGTGGTCTTCCCCTCAGCAGAGGAGTGGAGAAGACGACTGTCTCAGCACCAGACAGGAGACGGGGAGCAGATCCCTGAGACCGCACTGCTCAAACTGCAAG tgAGCTGCAGTCTTCCAGAGAAGGGGGACCTTCTGGAGGAGCTGCAGTACGTTGAGCTTCCTCAGGAACAGGCGCAGACACTCCTGCAGAAGTATAAAGACGAAGCACGCAGACTGCTGCCTCCCATCAccaaacaagagaagaagaaacacagacTCCACAAGAAGAGACCCTACCCGCACGGCCCTCCCCCCACTCATCGGATCCGGTGGCTAAATG GATGGGGTGACGCGAGGTTCAACGTGCAGTCGTGGAGCCAGCAGCCAAGTTAT TGGAACGTGGCGTATCAGGACCAGAGCTACTACTACGACAACAGAGACTTTGGTTACGGTGCTTATGAGGGTTACTGGTGA